In Pectinophora gossypiella chromosome 5, ilPecGoss1.1, whole genome shotgun sequence, a genomic segment contains:
- the LOC126366892 gene encoding uncharacterized protein LOC126366892 yields the protein MCQVQLVQVQSKSFNEKFKLCLNMLPKPNKLLLFLLWMLCVTGSLKCDVKTGPDPWNYEKNYITDKAGDDDIPPDLRLSRKIKPQTDNNYGTGEWFYRRILSIMLKGGQVQKNEDGSVDISLQMKLDQKQWDTLNGYLTSSGAFSEDMFRRSLGYVEQCIYEPSHPTKIILAWSDYIQITLTEYKTEMKWTLAALGISALLFWMWRHMSHTSVKIIIFICLYLFEVFVSYKEAEQKELDTFVAALNSCKWRIWSSNCEVPRPDPLVFIKHMNPTKIGVRMFTNLVSEPLIVLSDTAKTMTHGITDGIWYPFDVIVYGIFVTFFNVLLLLFMIMIIFNFLLNIPFKLDFLLFSVGLLQRKKTKNKSDDDNQKTTQNNANNNAISAHTLDKLLDVFSKALNRNADNQAPAAIQHLNNKPRAITSSATTSGLKRSASTGRLPNPGSFECHNEGNVTRRNVPRTDGGGDAR from the exons atgtgtcAAGTCCAGCTGGTTCAAGTTCAGTCAAAAAGTTTCAACGAAAAATTTAAATTGTGCCTGAATATGCTTCCAAAACCTAATAAGCTTTTATTGTTCTTATTGTGGATGTTGTGTGTTACAGGGAGCCTCAAGTGTGATGTTAAAACAGGCCCCGATCCTTGGAACTATGAAAAAAATTACATCACCGACAAAGCGGGGGACGATGATATTCCCCCAGATTTGCGGTTATCTCGTAAGATTAAGCCACAAACGGATAATAATTATGGAACAGGAGAATGGTTCTACAGAAGAATACTTAGTATTATGCTAAAAGGAGGCCAGGTCCAG AAAAATGAAGATGGCAGTGTAGACATATCATTGCAAATGAAGTTAGATCAAAAGCAATGGGACACTCTGAATGGATACTTGACATCCTCAGGTGCCTTCTCAGAAGACATGTTCCGTCGCTCTTTAGGATATGTTGAGCAATGCATATATGAACCCAGTCATCCTACCAAGATAATTTTAGCTTGGAGTGACTACATTCAAATAACCTTAACTGAATATAAG ACTGAAATGAAGTGGACACTTGCTGCTTTAGGGATTTCAGCTCTGCTATTTTGGATGTGGAGGCACATGTCCCATACAAGTGTTAAAATCATCATATTTATCTGTTTATACCTATTTGAAGTATTTGTCAGTTATAAG gAAGCTGAACAAAAAGAATTAGACACATTTGTGGCAGCACTTAATAGTTGTAAATGGCGCATATGGTCATCTAACTGTGAAGTCCCTAGACCTGATCCACTTGTATTCATCAAGCACATGAATCCTACAAAAATTGGAGTCAGGATGTTTACAAACTTGGTGTCAGAACCATTGATAGTTTTAAGTGATACTGCCAAAACCATGACTCATGGAATTACag atGGAATCTGGTATCCATTTGATGTCATTGTATATGGTATCTTCGTAACATTTTTCAATGTTTTACTACTATTATTTATgataatgattatttttaacTTCTTGCTCAACATTCCTTTCAAGTTGGATTTCCTTTTATTTAGTGTTGGTTTACTTCAGCGcaagaaaactaaaaataagaGTGATGATGACAATCAGAAAACCACACAAAATAATGCTAATAATAATGCTATAAGTGCCCATACTTTAGATAAGCTGTTGGACGTATTTTCCAAAGCACTTAACCGAAATGCCGATAATCAAGCCCCGGCGGCAATACAGCATTTGAACAATAAACCAAGAGCAATCACTAGTTCTGCAACCACCAGCGGATTGAAACGATCAGCTAGTACCGGTCGTTTACCAAATCCAGGATCTTTTGAATGTCATAATGAAGGAAATGTCACAAGGAGAAATGTACCACGTACCGATGGTGGTGGAGATGCGCGTTAA